GTTCGCTGCCTGTGCCCTCCGGAGATCACCCTGTTCAGGCTGATGGCCCCGCTACCGACGAAGCCATCCCCGCCAGGCATTCCTGCAAAAACCTCAGCTCATGCATCAACCGGCAAAACCCCTCGCCTGTAAGGCTTTGCGCACCATCGCACAAAGCCTTTTCGGGAGCAGGATGGACTTCGACCATAAGGCCATTCGCACCAGCCACCAGCGCGGCCCGTGCCATGACCGGTACCAGAAAACGACGTCCGGTAGCGTGACTGGGATCGACAATGATCGGCAGGTGGCTCAGGGACTGCACCAGCGGGATCACCGACAGATCGAGGGTGTTGCGGGTGGCGGTTTCAAATGTGCGGATCCCGCGCTCGCACAAAACAACCTGGTCGTTGCCCTCGGCCACAATGTACTCGGCCGCCGACAGAAACTCCTCTACGGTTGCGCTCAGCCCGCGCTTGAGCAGCACCGGAAATCGCAATCTTCCGATTTCCTTGAGCAAATCGAAATTCTGCATGTTGCGGGCACCGATCTGGAGCATATCGACATGACGGCAGGCCATCTCAAGCTGCTCGATACGCATCACCTCGGTCACCGCCGGCAACCCCACCTCCCGCGCCGCGACATGCAAAAACTCCAGCCCTTGCGCGCCCAGCCCCTGAAAGGTGTGAGGCCCGGTACGCGGCTTGAAGGCTCCTCCCCGCAGGATATGCGCTCCGGCCTCCTTGACCTGCCGGGCGGCTTCCAAAATCTGTTCCTGGCTCTCAATCGAGCAGGGCCCCGCCATCACCACCGGCGGGAAACCGTCACCAAGGTTTACCGAACCAACCCTGACTACCGTCGGCGCGGGATGAAAATCCCTGGATACCAGTTTGTAGGGCTTGCTGACATGGATAATCTCCATCACGCCGGGCAAATCACGGATTGTGGCATCATCCACATAACCCCGGTTGCCAAGCACACCAATGGCGATACGCTGGCCACCGGGAATCGGCTGGGCCGTCAATCCGAGAGCGGCCACAGCCTGCGCTACGCAACGAACCTGCTCTTCGGTCGCGCTGTGATGCATGACGATAAGCATAAAAAAACCTCCACGCCGGGAACGTAACATAAACAGGATGCCGCCGGACCCGAGCCGCGCAACCTTTTCCGGAAGGGCACAAGGCCCGTCCATGCTCCGAGGCTCCAGCCGCACACAAGACTGGCATAGATCCGAGCTCCGGATGGATACAGCGCAGCTTTCATATGGGAAACGAGCCATTTATTTCTTGTGGCAAGGGAATCAGGGGATTGCGCGGAACCGCACAAGCAAACCTGCGGATTGACGCCGCCACGGCGGGAAAGGGCCGTTCCCGGATGAAAACAAGACTAGCTCCGAAAGCAGTGAAACACAACTTTTTTCAGCCACGCGGACGAAGGGCCGCCTGGCTGTGGGTTGCAAAAACTTCTTGCCTTGAATAAAGTCTGCTTATATTCTACGGGCTTTTCCAAACGATCAGGATTAAACATGACACAGCGCATGATCGAAATCACATCGCCCTGGTTTCTCGCGGAGGAGACACTCGCCATCCCGACCGATTTCAGTGCGGTGTTCGGCAACAAGAATCCCCTGGCCCTCGAAATCGGCTGCGGAATCGGGGATTTCATCACGCAACTGGCAACCCGGCAGCCACAGCGAAACTTTATTGCCATCGACATCTACAACAAGGGCTGTCTAAAAACCTGCAACCGGCTCCAACAGAACGGCCTGAGCAATGTCCGCGTCATCCGCACGGAAGCACGCTATCTGCTGGCACAATTTCTGACGCCTGAAAGCCTGGCGGCGGTCTACATCAACTGTCCGGACCCCTGGCCCAAAAAGCGCCACCGCAAAAGACGCCTGGTCAATGGCGAATTCCTGCTGGCCCTGCTGCGCGCGATGCGCCCCGGCGCCGATTTGTTTTTCAGCAGCGACGTCGCCGATTATGCTCTGGACGTGGCTGACCAGCTACAGAACCTGCCCGGGTTTGAAAACCGAATGTCAGCCCCCGTTGCATTTGAACTGGCTGACTACCCCTTATCAAAATACATGCGCCGGTTTCTGGCCCAGGGTCAGCCGATCCATTTCATCCACCATCGGCGGCGGGTCGGCGACACCGGCCACGCCATGCCCCCGCAGCCGGTGAGCAGGGGATTTCGCAGTGCCTGGAGCGAACACCATGCCTAGATATCTGACGGCGAACTTTCCCGGCATCGGGGGAACCATTAAAACATCTCCCGAAGACTTTCTGGTGGAGGAACTGCCACTCTACCCTGCCTGCGGCGAGGGGGATCACCTTTATCTCGAGGTGGAAAAACGCGGCCTGACGACCTTTGAATTGCTCAAACGCCTCGCACGCGCGCTCCAGGTCAATGAAAGGGACATGGGCTACGCCGGGCTCAAGGATGCCCAGGCCACGACGCGGCAGTTCATCTCGGTGCCGGGATGCCCTGAAGAGCGCGCCCTGGCCCTCGATCTTGATGACATACGCATTCTTTCGGCCCGCCGGCACCGCAACAAGCTGCGCCTGGGGCATCTGGCCGGCAACCGCTTCACAATCACCGTGCGGCAGGTTGACCACCAGGCCCGGGAAAAGGCCCTCGACATACTGCATGTGCTGCAAATGGCGGGTGTACCCAACTTTTTTGGAGAACAGCGCTACGGCGTGCTGGGTAATTCGCACAGGATCGGCCAGGCCATCGTGCGCCAAAATTATGCAGAAGCCATCGCCCAGATCATCGGCGATCCGGAAAAAATCACCAACCCGGACTGGCAGCATGCCGCCCGACTGTTTTGCGCCGGCCGCCTGAGCGAAGCTGTGGCCGCCCTGCCCCGGCGGATGCGCCACGAGCGCGACCTCATAACATGCCTGCAACAGGGCGCCTGCGCTGAAAAAGCGCTTCGCCGCCTGCCCGCAAAGCTGTTGCGGCTGTATCTGTCCGCCTATCAGTCACACCTCTTTGACCGCCTGGTAACCATGCGGTTGGACAGCCTCGACACGCTCTGGCCCGGGGATCTTGCCTACAAGCACGACAACGGCGCCTGCTTTCTGGTAACAGACCCGGCCGCGGAACAACCCCGCGCCGACCGCCTGGAAATCAGCCCGTCTGCCCCCTGTTCGGCTACAAGGTCAAATTGGCAGAGAGCCAGGCCGGCATTCTCGAGCAAGCACTTCTGAGCAAAGAAGCGATCGACCTGAAAGACTTTCGCATCGGCACCGGGCTGTCCATGCCCGGCGAACGCAGACCTTTGAGAATCCCCGTTGCCGAAATCGACGCGCGTCAGGAAAGCGACCAACTGATCTTGTCCTTCGTTCTGCCAAAAGGCTGTTTCGCCACCACCGTGCTACGGGAAATCATGAAAACGGAACAGCAGCATCAAGCCCCCTGAAACTGGCACGCCACTTGCTCACCCATCTTGGTTCCGCCTGCAAATCAAAAGAGGTTCCGCAAATAAACGGTTAAAGCGCACCACAGAAAAAAGGTCGGGGAAATACCCATGGTTATTGTTGACATTTGTAAAACATGATTTTATATTCAAAAAAATATTCATTCGAGTATTCTTGCGAAAAGGCGGGGAAGATTTTAGAACAACCGGCTTCCCCCTCCCAGACAACACGCACCCCTAACATTACATTTATCCGGCATTGGCCGGCAATCTGCACCCAAGAGGGATCCGAAACATGGCAAAAAAAGAAAAATCCGAGTATATGATTCAA
This portion of the Syntrophotalea acetylenica genome encodes:
- the aroF gene encoding 3-deoxy-7-phosphoheptulonate synthase, which codes for MLIVMHHSATEEQVRCVAQAVAALGLTAQPIPGGQRIAIGVLGNRGYVDDATIRDLPGVMEIIHVSKPYKLVSRDFHPAPTVVRVGSVNLGDGFPPVVMAGPCSIESQEQILEAARQVKEAGAHILRGGAFKPRTGPHTFQGLGAQGLEFLHVAAREVGLPAVTEVMRIEQLEMACRHVDMLQIGARNMQNFDLLKEIGRLRFPVLLKRGLSATVEEFLSAAEYIVAEGNDQVVLCERGIRTFETATRNTLDLSVIPLVQSLSHLPIIVDPSHATGRRFLVPVMARAALVAGANGLMVEVHPAPEKALCDGAQSLTGEGFCRLMHELRFLQECLAGMASSVAGPSA
- the trmB gene encoding tRNA (guanosine(46)-N7)-methyltransferase TrmB yields the protein MTQRMIEITSPWFLAEETLAIPTDFSAVFGNKNPLALEIGCGIGDFITQLATRQPQRNFIAIDIYNKGCLKTCNRLQQNGLSNVRVIRTEARYLLAQFLTPESLAAVYINCPDPWPKKRHRKRRLVNGEFLLALLRAMRPGADLFFSSDVADYALDVADQLQNLPGFENRMSAPVAFELADYPLSKYMRRFLAQGQPIHFIHHRRRVGDTGHAMPPQPVSRGFRSAWSEHHA